The DNA region TTTAACAACATTGATGATAGCTTGCAGTCAAAATTATACTGAAATAGTGAGAATATTACTTGAAAACGGCTATGACCCTAATTATAAAAATCAAAGAGGAGAAACAGCGTTTATATATTATATTTCTATAGAAAACAACCCTAGTATAGAAATAATAAAATTATTATTAGAATATGGTGCAGATATAAATGCTCAAAATAGCAAAGGCTCTACGGCATTGATGCTTGCTTCTTACGATGAAGAAAAAAAAGATTTTATGAGGACTTTATTAGAAAACGGTGCTGATACGGAATTAACAAATAATTATAATGGGAATACCGCCTTGCTTAATGCATGTGAACGAAGAAATATTGAAGGAGTTAAACTTCTTCTTGAATATAATGCTAATATAAATGTGCAAGATAAATTTAAAAAGACTCCTTTAATATTAGCCTGTGATGCTGATTCTTATGATATAGTAAAAATATTGTTGGAGCATAATGCCGACATAAATTTATCAGACCATAGAAAAGAAACGCCTCTAATGTATGCAGTAGAAGAAAAAAATAGAGATATTGTTGAACTTCTTCTTAAATATAAACCTGATTTAACATTAAAAAATGAATCTTCAAAAACTGCATTAGATATTGCATATAAAAGAAATAATTATGTAAAAGAAATAGCAGATTTAATAAAAGAAGCTTCCTCTAGAGAGATACAATTTTTATATGCTGCTGCTGAAAATAATATTGATAAAGTTTTAAAATATATTGCTGAAGGAATTGATATTAATAATACAATAGATGAATCAGATGATTCAATAGGTTCTAATGCTTTGATTTTAGCTTCAGAGTTTCATCATAAAGAAATAATAAAAATATTATTAGAGAATAATGCTGATGTTAATTTTAAAAATTATTTAAATAAAACAGCTTTAGAATATGTTGCTAGTAATGATGATAATTTTGATATAGCTTTAGAGTTTATAAAAAGGGGAGCTGATGTAAATGCTTTAGATAATGAAAATGCTACACCTTTAATGTATGCTGCTTCCCACAATGCTAAAAAAATATTAAACTTATTAATAGAGCATAATGCTGATATTAATATTCAAACTAAATCAGGCTACACTGCTTTAATTCTTGCGGCTATGCATAATCATATTAATATAGTAAAAATTTTAATAGAAAATAAAGCTGATGTATTTGCAAGAGATGGTTATGGAAGAAGATGTTCATATTATGCAGATGAAAATTGGAATGATGAGATGTATAAAATTTTTAGTAAATATCATGATGATGAATATAAAAAAAATACTCAATTTATTTTTGATGTTTTATATTCCAAAACTGATGAAATAAATAAATATATATCTGAAGGCGGAGATGTTAACTTTCAAGATGATAGGGGACTTACAGCTTTAACTGTTGTAGAAAAGAGAGAGATTGCAAAGATATTATTAGATAATAATGCAGATATTAATAAAAAAGGAAGGGACGGATATACTCCATTAATGATGGCTGTAAGGAGAGATAATATTAATCTTCTAGAATTTTTTATAGAAAATAATGCTGATCTTGATATGTATGATCCTGAAGGAAATACTGCATTAATTGTAGCTGCTAAAAATCACAAAAATGATATATTTGAGCTTTTATTAAAAAACGGAGCAGACCCATCTATAAATAATGAAGATTTAAAATTCTATATAGAGTTTGAGGATGAAATGCAAAATATATTAGAAAAATACAGTAAGTAGTTTTTTATAGTAGTTAAAAATTATTTTGTAAATATGTAATTTACTTATATCTTACTAAATTACATAGTATAGCGTTTTATAAAATAATTTTTTTAAAAAAATTTTAATTTAGCTTTTGACTTTATTTCTAATAACAGTTATCATCTAAGCCTAACGGTTTTAATTTTATATAGGGGTTTATTTATGAAAAATTTATTAATGGTGAAATTTATAGCACCTATTATAATATTTTTATTACTATTATTTGTAGCAATTTTTATTATTTATAAACCCTTGTATAGGGAAAGATTCTTAAATGAGAGATATTTAGAATTATTAGAAGACAAAAACAAGAACGAAAGTTATGTTGATGAATTAAAAAATACCATATATGTTATGGGAGCCTATTTAGAATCTAATCCTAGTTTAGTTGAGGTTGGAAATTTCTTAACCAATGTTCAGAAGCTTGATTCAGGTTATTTAAATCTTTATTTTGGAGATACTGTTCCTTATTCCAGAGGAGGTATTTTTATAAATTCATTAGAACCTTTTCCAACAACATATGACCAAACTTCAAGAGATTGGTATAGAGCTGCTGTAGCTACTAATGATATAATGATAAGCAATCCTTATATTGATTATGTATCTAAAAATCTTACTGTAACATTTTCAAAGGCGGTTTATACTAATAACTCATTAAAAGGCGTATGTGCTATAGATTTTGATAATATAAACGGTATAGCAGAAAGTTTAAAAAAGAATTATAAAGAAGAGGTTTATATTGTTTCTGAGAATGGTATTTTTATGACTCATACCAATGATAATTATATATTAAATGAAACAAATAATTTATTTACTTATAAAACGTTTGCTAATTTTAGCGGCAATTTATTATCGCATGTTGGTGATTTGAATATTGTAAAAGATGAATGGTATTCTATTCAAAAAGTAGATAATGCTCCTTGGTTATTAGTATTTAGAGGAAGTGCTAAGCCGTTTTATTCACAATTTAATTTTTTAATGCTTTCTTTATTTTTATGTATAGTTCTCCTTATAATTTTGGAATGTTTATTAGTAGCAAAAATAGTAATACCTTTATCTAATAATTTATACAGGGCTATTGATATAATGAAGCTTATGAAAGAGGGTAAGTTTGATAATAAATTTAATAAAAAAGATTTAGCAAGAAAAGATGTTGCAGGAGTTTTATCAAATTCTATTAATGATATGCAAAAACTAATGTATGAGATACTTTCTAAATTAAAAACTAATATATCTCTTATCAATGCTTCTTCTGAAGAAATATCAGGCGGAATTGATGATTTATCAAATAGAAGTTCATCTCAGGCTGCTGCTGTTGAGGAGATGACAAGCTCTATAGAAAATTTATTTACAGCTATATCAAATACTTCAAAGAGTTCATTTGAAGCTAAGAATATGAGTTCTAAGGTTACTGAGTCTACTCAACATGGAGTTGATGCTGTTAATGAAATATCTCATAATATGATGGAGATTTCTGAATCTAGTAAAGAGATTTCTAATATTACAAAATTAATACAATCAATAGCCTTTCAGACAAACATATTAGCACTAAATGCGGCAGTTGAAGCGGCTCGTGCAGGAGAGCAGGGAAGGGGATTTGCTGTTGTAGCTTCTGAGATTAGAGCGTTGGCACAAAATGTTAATGAGGCTGCTGGTAATATTACTAACATTATAGAAAAAACAGTTGCCAAAATAGAAATTGGAGATGAGTCAGTTAAATCATCTTTAGCGATACTTCTAGAGATAGAAAAATCGGCTAAAGAGGTTTCAGACATATTAGTTAATATATATGAAGCGGCTTCTGAAGAGGAAGATAGTGTAAGACAAATTAATGTTGCTATGAATGAATTAAATGAGATTACTCAGGAGAACTCAGAATTAGCAAACAAAAGCTCTATTTTAGGAAAAGAGATTGTAGATGGAGCTAATAATTTATCATCTGAACTAGAATATTTTAAAGTTAATACAGATGATTGATTATATTTAAAAAATATTGTTATGATTAAATTAAAGGACTTGTATATTTTGCAAGCCCTTTATTTATTTTTAATTTTCTCCAAAATGAAATCCCACGCTAATTAATGCACCAATAGAATGGTGCTGATTTATATTTCTTGAAGCAAATAGTTTTGACACATCATTTTTATTAAAAAACATATATTCGTAAAAAATATTAGCACCTACTACAAAAGCACGATTGTCATAAGTATATATTCTTCTCTCAACAGATAAATTAACGTATAATGATATAGGAACTTGATTAGGCTTTTCATTAATGTCATCTATGAAAGGTATAAATCTAGCTCCAGCAGAAATACCATAAACAGCAGATTGATTAGTATTAAGGGCATTGGGTAAAAATATAGGAGTTACTACAAATTTACAAGCTAAACCAGTATTGATACCCATTATATCCATTTGATTTATACTGTATTTATCACTTGGATTATTTTTTACAGATAAAGAACCAAAATTAATACCTGTATCAAATAACAAGTCTATACCTTTCAATTTTGTACCTATTGGAAAATTATATCCCAATTGTAAGTTTAAATCTCCTCTTCCTTCAAGTACACTTCCTGTTAAATCTGTAAAACTTCCAACAACTCCAAGTTTAGCAAGAAAATCTAATGTAAATGCTGCAAACAGATTATTTGAAATTATTATTACAGCTGCAATAATTGTAACTATTTTAGTTTTCATATGATATATCCTTATATTTTAGGTTTATGAATTAATTATCATATGAAATTATAATATCATATATAAAAAAACAATTGGTATTTTTATAAAAATATCAACTAAAGAAAATATAAAATAAAGGCATTATAAAACATACTATAAAAGCCCATGCTGCGTAAACATATATATAAAGCACATTCTTAGTGTCTCCTATAGTAATGTTTTTAATATCTTTTATATCTTCATTGTTTTTAAAAATATTTAAAATAGACTTGATATTAAAAAATGTTATAAAAACTAAATTGCCAAGCATAACTAAATTTGTGCCTACTAATGTTATCTTGTTTGGAGTAATTCCGTATTCTGCTAATCTATACAAAGAAGAAGTTAATACTAATATATCAAACAATATTGCTACTATAGGAAGAACAATATATAAAGCCTTAGTAAATATACTTGATTTATAATCAGCCCTTACAAAGAACATATTTAATACAATTACAGCAAGCATAATATTATAAAGTACAAAAGTAACTCTATTATCATAAGGTCTTATATCAGGCATTAATAGAAGAAGCAAAAGTATAAATATAAATAATAAACTAAAAGGCATTAATATTCTTGATAAATATATAGAAATATTAGTTTTCATTTTTTTATAGACTATATATACCAAAAAAGGAAATATTGAACTTAAGAATGATATTGATAATACTATTAATTTTATTATAATCTCTTCATCTAAAATATTAAAAATATCTTTTATCAAAAATATAACTATCGTTGCAAATATTCCAAATACTGTTGATACTACACCTGCTATTAAACATGCAAATATTGATATATCCGCAGAAAATGTAAAAAACTCTGAAATAGTTTTAGAATTTAATACTTGAAATCCATTATATGATAAAGCTATTATTATAAAAAATATGATAACAGAAAATATATATTTAATATAATAAAACTGTGAATATAGTTCCATATTTTCAATAGTATTAATTACAGCAAAGAAAGTAGTGCTTAAATTGAGAATCGACACAAATAAAAAAGATAAAAATATTATAACAATATTTATTAAATTAAACTTTGAATTAATATTGAAAATCAAACTAAAACAGAAAAAATAAAATATATAAAAATAAAAACTATCTATAAAAAAAATATTAAAATTAGTAGTGGAATAAACATTATCAATTAATTTAGCAATATTTAAATAAGAATATATACTCATTGCTAATGATGCAATAAAACCTATAGCAATAATAATTAAATTTGCTATTAAATTATTTTCTAATATTTTTCTTATTTTAATGTTTATGTTATCTATATTATTTATTAATTTATTATTTTCTTGCATTTTTTAAAATCCTAAAATAAATATAGCTCATAATATGTATTAATGAAAATTGATTATAAATGAGGAAGAATAAAAGTCAATGAGAAATTATATTATATAATTTTAGTTATTAAAAAAAATATTTTTTGTTTTTTCATATTAATGCGATAATATAAAATATAGTTTATTGTAATAATTATTTTGTAATGTATAAAAAACATTGATTTTATTATAAAATACTATAAAATTAAAACATCTAAATTTTAAAGGGCGGTATATTTATGAAAGTAAGTAAATACATGGTTTCACCTTCTGTGCCAAAAGAGTTAGAACCATTGATGGAGATAACTAAAAACTTTTGGTGGGTTTGGAATCAGAAAGCAATTAATTTGTTGAGGAACATAGATATTGACAACTGGGATAAAAAAGACCATAATCCTATAAGACTTTTAGGGGAATCTTCACAAGAATGTTTCGATACTATGCTTCATGATGATGCAGCTATGATGAACTTAGCTGAAGTTTATGATGAGTTTAAGACATATATGAATCAAGAAACTTGGTATGATAGTTTAGATGATTCTCAAAAAACTAAAAATGAAAAGATTGCGTATTTTTCTTTTGAATATGGATTGCATGAATCTTTGCCGAATTATTCCGGCGGTTTAGGAATATTATCTGGAGACCATTTAAAGTCTGCTAGTGATTTAGGTTTGCCTTTTGTTGCTGTTGGACTTTTATATAGAAAAGGTTATTTTAGACAGTATTTAAATGCTGATGGTTGGCAGCAGGAATATGATATAGAAAATGACTTTTTTAATTTAGCATTAGAAAAGGTTTTAGATAAAAACGGCGAGACAATGAAAGTTGATGTTGATTTGCCTGGAAGAAAAGTTTATGCTCAAATTTGGAAGGCTAATGTTGGAAGAATAGAGCTTTATTATTTAGATGCTAATATAGAAGAAAATAGTGTAGAAGACAGAGATATTACAGCTCAGCTTTACGGCGGTAATTTAGAGACTAGAATACAGCAAGAGATACTTCTTGGTATTGGCGGTATTAAGGCATTAAACAAACTTGGTATTAAGCCTACTATTTATCATATGAATGAAGGACATAGTGCTTTTCTTTCTTTAGAGAGAATGAGACAGCTTATGGAAAATAATCATCTTGATAAGAATGCGGCAAGAGAGGTTGTTTATAGTTCTAACGTATTTACAACACATACACCTGTACCTGCTGGTAACGACGTATTTCCTATAGATATGGTACAGAAATATTTCAGCGAGTATGTTAAGCATATTGGCATGTCTATGGACGAGTTTTTAAGACTTGGAAGAATTAACCCTGATGACAATAAAGAAAATTTCTGTATGACAGTTTTGGCACTTAATTTATCTGCTGAAAATAACGGTGTAAGCTTGCTTCATGGTCATGTTTCAAGAGCTATGTGGAAAGATATATGGAAAGGAGTTCCAGAAGATGAGCTTCCTATTGATGCTATTACTAATGGTATTCATACATTAAGCTGGATTTCTTTTGATATGCAAAACTTATTAGATAGATATTTAGGTCCTCGTTGGAGAACTAAGCCTTTAGAGCATGAGGTTTGGGAAAGAGTACAAAGAATACCTGATGCTGAACTTTGGAAAACTCATGAGAGAAGAAAAGAGAGATTAATTGATTTCTGCAGAACTAGATTAAAATCTCAAATTACAAATAGAGGCTTTACAAAAAATGAAATAGAGCATGCTGACCAAATATTGTCGCCTGATGCTTTAACTATTGGTTTTGCAAGGAGATTTGCTACATATAAAAGAGGAACTTTATTATTTAGAGATTTAGATAGATTAAAGAAGATATTGAGCAATAAAGATAAACCAGTACAGATAATATTTGCTGGTAAGGCACACCCTCATGATAATGGCGGTAAAGAGCTTATTAGAGAGATATCTGAAATTTGCAGAAGAGAAGATTTTAGAGATCATATAGTATTTTTAGAAGACTATGATATTAATGTAGCAAGATATATGGTTCAGGGTGTAGATGTATGGCTTAATAACCCAAGAAGACCTTTAGAAGCTAGCGGTACAAGCGGTATGAAAGTTCCGCCTAATGGTGGTTTGAATTTCAGTGTATTAGATGGTTGGTGGGACGAAGCTTATGATGCTCAAAATGGTTGGGCTATTGGTAATAGAGAGCAGTATTCAGATTTAGAGTATCAAGATGATGTTGAAAGTAAAGCTATATATAATGTATTAGAAAATGAGATTATTCCTCTTTATTATAATAACAGAGGAAGAGATGATATACCTCGTGAATGGGTTGCTGCTATGAAATGGAGTATGCAAACTGTTTGTCCTGTGTTCTCTACAAATAGAATGGTTGCTGATTATTATAATAAGTTCTATAATAAAGCAAGCAAAAGATATTTGCATATGATTAAAAATGACTTTGAAAAGCCTAAAGCATTAAAAGAATGGAAACAAAATATATATGATAAATGGTCTAAGGTTTCTTTTGAAAATACTATTTCTGAGATGCCTTCAAGAAATTTAAAAGTTGGAAGCAAATTTGAAATAAAAACTATAGTAAATCTTGGAGATATAGCACCTGATTCTGTGAGAGTTGAGCTTTATTATGGTAAATTAAGCATGAAAGAAGAGATTATAGAGCCTTCTATAATTGAAATGAAACATTCTGCTGATTTAGGTAATGGAAGACATTCATTTAGCGGAGCTTTAGTATGTAACAATAGCGGACAGAGTGGTTTTGCTATAAGAATGTACCCATACAATAAAGATTTGAGTTACAAATTTGATATGAAGCTTATTATTTGGAGCTAATATTATTTTGATTTAGATATCAAAGGGTTTAACTTAAATAATTAAGTTGAGCCCTTTTTTATTTGTATATACTAAAGAATTGTATTTTGTTAAATCTATATTTTTTGCAAAAGTTATATTAGATTTTTACTGTAGCAAAAAGTTTTTAATATTATTATGGTTTCTTTATAAAATTAGATTTTTTATTTAGAAACTTATAAAATTATTAGTGTATATTAATTTATTATTTTTTATAAGGATAAAAATATGTTGGCTGTATTTGTTAATATGATTACTGTTTTTATTGGTTCTATTGTTGGAATAATATTTAAAAATAATTTATCAAAAAAATATGAGAGAGTTGTATTTATTTCTGCGGGTATAATATCTTTAACTATAGGTATTTCTATGGCTATTATTACTGAGCATATACTTATATTTGCTATATCTATTATGCTTGGAGGGCTTACGGGTACTATGCTTTCTATAGAAGAGAAAATTGAATCTTTTGGTAAAATCATAAAAAAGACTTTTTCATTTAAAGATAATGCATGGAATTTTAGTTTAGGTTTTTTAACATCATCAATACTTTTTTGTTCTGGTTCTATGGCGATAGTAGGTTCTTTTCAAGCAGGTACTAACGGCAATTATGATTTAATATTTACTAAGAGCGTGATAGACGGTTTTGTTGCTATATTTATGACAACAGTTTATGGCATAGGGGTGGCTTTTTCTGTGATTAGTATATTTGTTTATCAGGGAGCTTTAACTTTGCTTTCTTCTTTTTTAGAGCCCTATGTTTCTCAGACTATGCTTAATGAGGTTTCTGCTGTTGGAGGAGCTACTGTTATGATGATAGGACTTAATCTTCTTAATATCACAAAAATTAAAACGGGGGATTTTTTGCCTGCTTTGATTTATGCTATTTTTTTGGTGTTAGTTATACCATATATTTCTTTTTTATGATATAATTAAAATATTACCATTTTTTACTAGGATTATTTATGAATACTATTTTAAAAGATTATTTGGAATATGCTAAAGAAAAGTCAAATATAGATGAAGTTCAAGATACAAAATTAATTAAAAAAAATGAAAAGTTTTTAAAATTAAAAGAATTAGAGCATTCTGATGATATGCCTAAAATATGTAAAGAGCTTTCTCTTTCACTTAATGATATGGATATATTAAAATCTTTTAGTGCTTCTAATTTTATTGCACATTCATTTTATCATGATGATAATATTGATGAAGAGATTGGCAAAAGAATAATAGATTTATTTTATAAAAATATTTATTATGCTTGTAAATATATAAATGATGCTGCTTTGGCATACAATATAGATGAAGATGATTTAACAACTGATGATATAGATAATTTAGATATTGATATAATGTATAGAATAGATTATGAGGCACTTGCTGCTTTTACTGGTATTGATACTATGATACCTGCGATTATGACTTTAACATGCGGCAATCTTAATCTTCGTGAATATTTTAGAAGTTTAGAGCCTACTGAATATATAGAGTATATAGAAACTTATATTCCTAGTATGAGATATTTGCATGTTGGAATTGATGCTTCATTAAAAACAAAAATACTTGTACTTTCTCCAAAGGTTGAGAGAGGATTTTTTATTGAAACAGCTGACACTAATAATTGCTTTCATTTAATTACGCTTCTTGAAAATGAGATTTACAATAAAAAGTTATTAAAGAGATATGGAATAGATAATTTTGAGTTTAATGAGTTGGTTTATAAAGTGGCAAGAGGGGAGGAGTATTCTCAAGAGATTATTGAAACAACCGCTCATCAGCAATACTATACAATATATGCTTTACAAAGTGACGGTTCATACAAAATAGAAGATGATAATGGAGAGCTTGATTTGGATAATATTTTGCATAGCGATATTTCTCCGGAGGATATACCTCAAATTGAAGGCACTCCTATTATTATAATGGACAGTGAAGGCATGTGGACAAAACCTATAAAGTGGGATAATAGCTACTTTACAAAGCTACATCAAAAATTAAACCCATATGTTAATATATTAGACGAGATTACAGACGAAGAATACAAATCTTGGATAGAGAAGATAAAGAAGTTTAATTAATTTTTTAATATATCTAAAAAATTATATTTTGTTATAAAGGTTTTTATTTTATTAAACTTTTTCCCGCCTTTGCACCCATACCTAAAGGTACCTTGTCTACGGCAAAAGAAGTGGGGTGCTACTAAGTACGCACAGCGGTGGGCAAAGCCCTGCAAAATAATTAAAATTAAAAAACTAGATTTTGAGCAAATATAAAATTTTAAGTATATACTAAAATAATTTTTAGTTGCTATATATAAAATTTAATTAATAAGATTCTTTACTTCGTCCCAGCTTAGTTTATTAATATCGCCCATTGAATCGCCTACTACTGTATCTATAAGCACTCTTTTTTTGTTTTGAAGCTCTAAAATCTTCTCTTCTATTGTTCCTCTCGTTACTAGTTTATAATTTGTTACCACTCTTTTTTGTCCTATTCTATATGCTCTGTCGGTTGCTTGGTCTTCAACTGCAGGATTCCACCATAAATCATAATGTATAACAGTGTCTGCCTGTGTGAGTGTGAGTCCTGTGCCTGCTGCTTTTAGGCTAAGTAAAAATATAGGAGCTTCTCCTGCATTAAATCTATGTACTAAATCCATTCTGTTTTTTGTGGTGCCGTCCAAATAAAGATAATTTATATTGAGCTTGTTAAACGCATCTCTCATAATATTAAGCATTCTTGTGAAAGAACTAAATACCAACACACTATGCCCGCCTGATATAGCCTCTCTAATCATCTCTATAAACATATTAAACTTACCGCTTGTATGACTATCACCTCTTAAATCTTGATGCATAAGTCTTGGGTGGCAGCAAACTTGTCTTAGCCTTGTGAGTGCTGAAAATATTTCTATATGCGACTGTGCAAAACCTTTTCTTTTTACTGTTTCAAATATCTCTATTCTTGCAGCTTCAAGTATTGACATATAAAGCTCTTTTTGGTCTTTAGTTAAATCGCAGTAATTTACAACAGTGTGTTTTGGAGGCAAATCTTTAAGTACATCTGTTTTAAGTCTTCTTAATATAAAAGGTGCTATTCTTGTTTTGAGATTATCCAAAGCCTCATTTGATGTTTCTAAGCCAGATAAAATAGGAGCTTCATAATCTTCAATAAAGTCTTTATGCTTGCCCAAAAAGCCCGGCATTAAAAAATCAAACATAGACCACATTTCGCTTATACTGTTTTCTATAGGCGTACCGCTTAATGCGAGCCTTTTTAATGATTTTAAGCTTTTTACTGTTTTTGCATTTTGTGTGTTGGCGTTTTTTATATGCTGTGCTTCGTCGAGTATCACATAATTAAACTCGTTTTCGCTAAGTGCTTTTACATCTCTTCTTAAAGTAGAGTAGGATATTATAGCTACATCATAATTGCTTACAGCCCTAATCTTTTTCATTCTTGATTTTAAGCTTCCTGTTAAAACTATTGCTTCAAGAGATGGGGCAAACTTTTTTATTTCATAATACCAATTGGCAACGCATGAAGTTGGTGCTATTATTAAAGAAGTGAGTTTCTCCCCGTTTTCTTTTTCCTTTAAGATTGTAGCTATAGTCTGAAAACTTTTTCCAAGACCCATATCGTCTGCAAGTATGCCGTTTAATGACATGTCCGCAAGTTTTCTAAGCCATTTATACCCTATAAGCTGATAATTTCTAAACTCTCCTATTATGTTTTTTGGAGGCTCTTCATCATAATCAACTCTTTTTATATTTGATATTGTCTCTATTGCACTGTCATCTAAATCTAATTCTATACCGCTATGTTTTTCAAGCATATCAGCAAAGTATGGAGCACTAAACATTGGAAGCAAATATCTATTATCTTCATCATTTTCTATAGGGTTATCTTTAAGCATTTTTGCTATATAATCAATAACCTCTAAATCTATCGGCACAAATGAACCGTTTTGAAGCCTTATATATTCTTTGTTTTCTACTTTTACAGCTTTTATAATATCTGA from Brachyspira pilosicoli P43/6/78 includes:
- a CDS encoding ankyrin repeat domain-containing protein, with product MFTNKEKIEFFNAVEDGDIQKIKYLLNKDNYININVFGIAKILIDNNKNDVEKKDVEIDFKNEEGYTPLMIASYKGNTDIVKLLLEYNASVDITNNYNYTALIYACIYGNLDVVKILLEHKADMYIETKLEKNYLTTLMIACSQNYTEIVRILLENGYDPNYKNQRGETAFIYYISIENNPSIEIIKLLLEYGADINAQNSKGSTALMLASYDEEKKDFMRTLLENGADTELTNNYNGNTALLNACERRNIEGVKLLLEYNANINVQDKFKKTPLILACDADSYDIVKILLEHNADINLSDHRKETPLMYAVEEKNRDIVELLLKYKPDLTLKNESSKTALDIAYKRNNYVKEIADLIKEASSREIQFLYAAAENNIDKVLKYIAEGIDINNTIDESDDSIGSNALILASEFHHKEIIKILLENNADVNFKNYLNKTALEYVASNDDNFDIALEFIKRGADVNALDNENATPLMYAASHNAKKILNLLIEHNADINIQTKSGYTALILAAMHNHINIVKILIENKADVFARDGYGRRCSYYADENWNDEMYKIFSKYHDDEYKKNTQFIFDVLYSKTDEINKYISEGGDVNFQDDRGLTALTVVEKREIAKILLDNNADINKKGRDGYTPLMMAVRRDNINLLEFFIENNADLDMYDPEGNTALIVAAKNHKNDIFELLLKNGADPSINNEDLKFYIEFEDEMQNILEKYSK
- a CDS encoding methyl-accepting chemotaxis protein encodes the protein MKNLLMVKFIAPIIIFLLLLFVAIFIIYKPLYRERFLNERYLELLEDKNKNESYVDELKNTIYVMGAYLESNPSLVEVGNFLTNVQKLDSGYLNLYFGDTVPYSRGGIFINSLEPFPTTYDQTSRDWYRAAVATNDIMISNPYIDYVSKNLTVTFSKAVYTNNSLKGVCAIDFDNINGIAESLKKNYKEEVYIVSENGIFMTHTNDNYILNETNNLFTYKTFANFSGNLLSHVGDLNIVKDEWYSIQKVDNAPWLLVFRGSAKPFYSQFNFLMLSLFLCIVLLIILECLLVAKIVIPLSNNLYRAIDIMKLMKEGKFDNKFNKKDLARKDVAGVLSNSINDMQKLMYEILSKLKTNISLINASSEEISGGIDDLSNRSSSQAAAVEEMTSSIENLFTAISNTSKSSFEAKNMSSKVTESTQHGVDAVNEISHNMMEISESSKEISNITKLIQSIAFQTNILALNAAVEAARAGEQGRGFAVVASEIRALAQNVNEAAGNITNIIEKTVAKIEIGDESVKSSLAILLEIEKSAKEVSDILVNIYEAASEEEDSVRQINVAMNELNEITQENSELANKSSILGKEIVDGANNLSSELEYFKVNTDD
- the glgP gene encoding alpha-glucan family phosphorylase yields the protein MKVSKYMVSPSVPKELEPLMEITKNFWWVWNQKAINLLRNIDIDNWDKKDHNPIRLLGESSQECFDTMLHDDAAMMNLAEVYDEFKTYMNQETWYDSLDDSQKTKNEKIAYFSFEYGLHESLPNYSGGLGILSGDHLKSASDLGLPFVAVGLLYRKGYFRQYLNADGWQQEYDIENDFFNLALEKVLDKNGETMKVDVDLPGRKVYAQIWKANVGRIELYYLDANIEENSVEDRDITAQLYGGNLETRIQQEILLGIGGIKALNKLGIKPTIYHMNEGHSAFLSLERMRQLMENNHLDKNAAREVVYSSNVFTTHTPVPAGNDVFPIDMVQKYFSEYVKHIGMSMDEFLRLGRINPDDNKENFCMTVLALNLSAENNGVSLLHGHVSRAMWKDIWKGVPEDELPIDAITNGIHTLSWISFDMQNLLDRYLGPRWRTKPLEHEVWERVQRIPDAELWKTHERRKERLIDFCRTRLKSQITNRGFTKNEIEHADQILSPDALTIGFARRFATYKRGTLLFRDLDRLKKILSNKDKPVQIIFAGKAHPHDNGGKELIREISEICRREDFRDHIVFLEDYDINVARYMVQGVDVWLNNPRRPLEASGTSGMKVPPNGGLNFSVLDGWWDEAYDAQNGWAIGNREQYSDLEYQDDVESKAIYNVLENEIIPLYYNNRGRDDIPREWVAAMKWSMQTVCPVFSTNRMVADYYNKFYNKASKRYLHMIKNDFEKPKALKEWKQNIYDKWSKVSFENTISEMPSRNLKVGSKFEIKTIVNLGDIAPDSVRVELYYGKLSMKEEIIEPSIIEMKHSADLGNGRHSFSGALVCNNSGQSGFAIRMYPYNKDLSYKFDMKLIIWS
- a CDS encoding DUF554 domain-containing protein, whose protein sequence is MLAVFVNMITVFIGSIVGIIFKNNLSKKYERVVFISAGIISLTIGISMAIITEHILIFAISIMLGGLTGTMLSIEEKIESFGKIIKKTFSFKDNAWNFSLGFLTSSILFCSGSMAIVGSFQAGTNGNYDLIFTKSVIDGFVAIFMTTVYGIGVAFSVISIFVYQGALTLLSSFLEPYVSQTMLNEVSAVGGATVMMIGLNLLNITKIKTGDFLPALIYAIFLVLVIPYISFL